In Solimonas sp. K1W22B-7, the DNA window GCCAGGTGCGAGGGATGCATCGGCGCCAGGCGCCACAGCTCCTGCGGTTGAGCACTCATGGCTTGGGATTGAGGAACTGGTGGATCTTCTTCAGATCCTCCCAGCTCTTGGCCTTCTCGCGCGGGCTGCGCAGCAGGTAGGCCGGGTGATAGGTGATGAACAGCGGCGTCTGCTCGGGACCGTAGTGATGCAGCGGCCCGCGCAGGCGCGACAGCGGTGCGTCGCTGTTGAGCAGGCGCTGCGCGGCGATGCGGCCCAGGCCGACGATCAGCCTGGGCTTGACCAGGCGGATCTGCTGCTCGAGATAGGGCCGGCAGGACTCGACCTCGTCGGTCTCCGGGTCGCGGTTGCCGGGCGGGCGGCACTTCACGACGTTGGCGATGTAGGTGTTGTCGCGGCGCGAGTGGCCGATGGCCTTGAGCATCTCGTCCAGCAGCTTGCCGGCACGGCCCACGAAGGGCTGGCCCTGGATGTCCTCGTCGGCACCGGGGCCCTCGCCCACCACCATCAGCGGCGCGCTCTCGATGCCCACGCCGAACACGGTCTGGGTGCGGGTCTGGCAAAGCTTGCACTGCCGGCAGTCCTTGACCACGGCGCGCAGGCCGTCCCAGTCGGCGGGGACTTCGATCAGGGGCTTGCCTGCGGGGGCTTCCGCCGCCACCGGCGCGGGGCGCGGCTTGGGCGGGGCGGCCGGCATCGGCGGCGGGGCCGCCGGGGCAAGGCCTGCGGCGGGAGCCGGCGGCGGCGGCGCTGCCGCCTCCACCACCGCTTCCGCTACCGCAGCCGGAGAACCGGAACGCAGCTGCCAGCGCTCGATTCCGAGCGCATCGAGCACCTGCAGGCGGCGGGGTGAATGCATGGGCCGCATTGTACCCGCGCCGCCAGCCGGCAGGCCTACCCTGAACTCAGGCCGCGCGCTGGGCGGCGGCACGCTGCGCCAGGGCGCGGTTGACGCCCGACAGGATGGCCTTCAGCGAGGCAGTGACGATGTTGGCGTCACGGCCGACGCCGAACAGGGATTTGCCCGTGCCCAGCTTCAGCTCGATGTAGCTCACCGCCGCCGCGTCGGCGCCGGCACCGATGGCGTGCTCGTGGTAGTCCTGCACCGTCACGCGCTCGCCGATCACCTTGGAGATGGCATTGATGAAGGCGTCGATCGGGCCGTTGCCCTGGCCGGCGATGCGCTGCGGCTTGCCGTCCACCGCGATCTCGGTGGACATCTCCACCTGGTCGCGGGTGGAATCTTCCACCAGGTGATGGGCGACGTAGCCGTAGGGCGCCTGGGTTTCCAGGTAGCTGCGGCGGAACACGGACTCGATGTCGGCGGCGGTGACTTCCTTGCCGCTGGCGTCGGTCAGCTCCTGCACGATCTGGCTGAACTCGATCTGCAGGCGGCGCGGCAGCACCAGGCCGTATTCGTGCTCCAGCAGGTAGGCGATGCCGCCCTTGCCGGACTGCGAGTTGACGCGGATCACGGCCTCGTAGGAACGGCCCAGATCCAGCGGGTCGATGGGCAGGTAGGGCATCTCCCAGATGTCTTCTTCCTTGCGCGCCGAGAAGGCCTTCTTGATCGCGTCCTGGTGCGAGCCCGAGAACGAGGTGAAGACCAGGTCGCCGACGTAGGGATGGCGCGGGTGCACCGGCAGCTGGTTGCTGTACTCGACGGTCTTGCGGACCTCGTCGATGTCGGAGAAATCCAGGCCCGGATGCACGCCCTGGGTGTACATGTTCAGCGCCAGGTTGACGATGTCGACGTTGCCGGTGCGCTCGCCGTTGCCGAACAGGCAGCCTTCGATGCGGTCGGCGCCGGCCATCATCGCGAACTCGGCGGCGGCGGTACCGGTGCCGCGGTCGTTATGCGGGTGGACGGACAGGATGATCGCCTCGCGCTTGGCCAGGTTGCGGTGCATCCACTCGATCATGTCGGCGAAGATGTTGGGCGTGGAGTGCTCGACCGTGGACGGCAGGTTGATGATGACCGGCTTTTCCCGGGTGGCACCCAGGGCATCCACCACGGCATCGACCACGCGCTTGGAGAAGTCCAGCTCGGTGCCGGAGAACATCTCGGGCGAGTACTCGAAGACCCACTCCGTTTCCGGTCGCTCGTCGGCCAGTTGGCGGATCAGGCGGGCATGGGCCACGGCCAGTTCGTCCAGCACCTGGTCCTGGCTCAGGTTGAACACCACGCGGCGCATGATCGGCGCCGTGGCGTTGTAGTAGTGCACGATGGCGCGCTTGGCGCCCTTCAGGGCCTCGAAGGTCCGGCGGATCAGCGGCTCGCGCGCAGGGGTCAGCACCTGCACGGTGACGTCGTCCGGGATCAGCTTGTTGTCGATCAGGTGGCGCAGGAAATCGAACTCGGTTTCCGAGGCGCTGGGAAAGCCGACCTCGATCTCCTTGAAGCCGATCTTGATCAGCTGGTTGAACATCGCCAGCTTGCGGTCACGGTTCATCGGCTCGATCAGCGACTGGTTGCCATCGCGCAGGTCGGTGGACAGCCACACCGGCGGGCGCGTGATGACGGCATCGGGCCAGCTACGGTCGCGCAGGTGGACAGGGGCGAAAGGACGATACTTCGTCGCGGGATTCTTCAACATGGTCATGGGGTTACCTCACATGAGGTCCGCAGGGGAATCCTATGGATTCTACTCCCGGCGGCGGGAAATTTGGGTACTTCAGTGGCTTTGCACGGTTTGGGCCCCGTGCGGGCGCGCGCTTTATGTTCTGTCTTACGACAGAAGAAGGAGACTAAGAAGCGCGGGTGCGGCAAACGGCCGTGCGCCCAGGGGCGCAGCGGAGACAGCGAAATGGCCGTTTGTGGAAGACATACCCGGATATTAGAGCATCTACGCCGGCGCTTTCAAACCACCTGTCCGCCTGATCAGGCCGCTGATGCCGGCTTCTTGCGCAGCTTGCGCCACAGCACCACCGCCGGGCCTGACAGGGCGTAGGCGAAGAACAGCATGAACAGGATGCGCGGCGGGTCGATCAGCACCAGGGCCAGCACGCCGACCACCGAGGCGAAGGACAGGAAGCGCAGGCGTGCGTTGAGGTTGAGCTTCTTGAAGCTGTTGTAGCGGAAGCTCGACACCATCGACAGCGCCGTGGCCAGCGTCAGCGGCGCGGCGACGATCAGGGCGTCATGTCCGTCGATGGGCACGTGGCCGGCCACCCAGGCGAACAGCGAGTGGCTGTCGTCCACGCAGCTCCAGACGAAGAAGGTCACCACCGCCGCTGCGGCGGGGCTGGGTACGCCGTAGAAGTCCTTGTTGGAACTGGCAATGGCGGACAGCACGTTGAAGCGCGCCAGGCGCATGGCCGCGCAGGCGGCGTAGGTGAAGGCGATCACCCAGCCCAGCTTGCCGCCGATCCAGCGGTAGTCGGCCAGGCCGTTGAGGGAATAGGCGTAGATCAGGATGGCCGGCGCGATGCCGAAGGCCACCATGTCGCAGAGCGAGTCGAACTCCTTGCCGAAGTCGC includes these proteins:
- the pssA gene encoding CDP-diacylglycerol--serine O-phosphatidyltransferase; this translates as MDDSAPVKKRRKGIYLLPNLFTTGTLFGGFYAIIMAMDGRFEAAVYGIFAAMIADGLDGRVARWTNTQSDFGKEFDSLCDMVAFGIAPAILIYAYSLNGLADYRWIGGKLGWVIAFTYAACAAMRLARFNVLSAIASSNKDFYGVPSPAAAAVVTFFVWSCVDDSHSLFAWVAGHVPIDGHDALIVAAPLTLATALSMVSSFRYNSFKKLNLNARLRFLSFASVVGVLALVLIDPPRILFMLFFAYALSGPAVVLWRKLRKKPASAA
- the leuA gene encoding 2-isopropylmalate synthase, encoding MLKNPATKYRPFAPVHLRDRSWPDAVITRPPVWLSTDLRDGNQSLIEPMNRDRKLAMFNQLIKIGFKEIEVGFPSASETEFDFLRHLIDNKLIPDDVTVQVLTPAREPLIRRTFEALKGAKRAIVHYYNATAPIMRRVVFNLSQDQVLDELAVAHARLIRQLADERPETEWVFEYSPEMFSGTELDFSKRVVDAVVDALGATREKPVIINLPSTVEHSTPNIFADMIEWMHRNLAKREAIILSVHPHNDRGTGTAAAEFAMMAGADRIEGCLFGNGERTGNVDIVNLALNMYTQGVHPGLDFSDIDEVRKTVEYSNQLPVHPRHPYVGDLVFTSFSGSHQDAIKKAFSARKEEDIWEMPYLPIDPLDLGRSYEAVIRVNSQSGKGGIAYLLEHEYGLVLPRRLQIEFSQIVQELTDASGKEVTAADIESVFRRSYLETQAPYGYVAHHLVEDSTRDQVEMSTEIAVDGKPQRIAGQGNGPIDAFINAISKVIGERVTVQDYHEHAIGAGADAAAVSYIELKLGTGKSLFGVGRDANIVTASLKAILSGVNRALAQRAAAQRAA
- a CDS encoding uracil-DNA glycosylase encodes the protein MHSPRRLQVLDALGIERWQLRSGSPAAVAEAVVEAAAPPPPAPAAGLAPAAPPPMPAAPPKPRPAPVAAEAPAGKPLIEVPADWDGLRAVVKDCRQCKLCQTRTQTVFGVGIESAPLMVVGEGPGADEDIQGQPFVGRAGKLLDEMLKAIGHSRRDNTYIANVVKCRPPGNRDPETDEVESCRPYLEQQIRLVKPRLIVGLGRIAAQRLLNSDAPLSRLRGPLHHYGPEQTPLFITYHPAYLLRSPREKAKSWEDLKKIHQFLNPKP